A section of the Pimelobacter simplex genome encodes:
- a CDS encoding RBBP9/YdeN family alpha/beta hydrolase: MTTSATPPRATIIHGYGATPADHWFGWLAARLAEAGWASVVPALPEPDSPDPDRWLAATAAAVGTPGAGDLVVGHSLGCLTVLRHLAALPGDWRLGRLVLVAGFVDPLPALPGLDPYVAGAVAGLDRIASRTGEVTVLRSDADAYVPAGHTDRLAHLLGVPVRVVPGAGHFLAEEGVTTLPAAL, translated from the coding sequence ATGACGACGAGTGCAACCCCGCCGCGCGCCACGATCATCCACGGGTACGGCGCCACGCCGGCCGATCACTGGTTCGGCTGGCTCGCGGCACGGCTCGCCGAGGCCGGCTGGGCGAGTGTCGTCCCCGCCCTGCCGGAGCCGGACTCACCCGACCCGGACCGGTGGCTCGCCGCCACGGCCGCGGCGGTCGGGACACCCGGAGCCGGCGACCTCGTCGTCGGGCACAGCCTCGGCTGCCTCACCGTGCTGCGCCACCTCGCCGCGCTGCCCGGTGACTGGCGGCTCGGCCGCCTCGTGCTCGTCGCCGGGTTCGTGGACCCGCTCCCCGCGCTGCCCGGCCTGGACCCCTATGTCGCCGGTGCGGTCGCGGGCCTCGACCGGATCGCGTCCCGGACCGGCGAGGTCACGGTGCTCCGCTCCGACGCGGACGCCTACGTCCCCGCCGGGCACACCGACCGGCTCGCCCACCTGCTCGGCGTACCGGTCCGGGTGGTGCCCGGCGCCGGCCACTTCCTCGCCGAGGAGGGCGTCACCACGTTGCCGGCCGCGCTCTGA
- a CDS encoding MerR family transcriptional regulator, with the protein MARTVGVHAGVKVKRRNRMLIGELARRTGTSTRALRHYEDTGLLVPDRTTGGYRTYAAADVARVAQIRTLLAAGIGTATIRRFLDCAREGRHGTYLELCPDLRAELDAIAARLDAEQAALAARRERLAGLVTASR; encoded by the coding sequence ATGGCGAGGACCGTAGGGGTTCACGCCGGCGTGAAGGTCAAGCGGAGGAACCGGATGCTGATCGGCGAGCTCGCCCGCCGCACGGGGACGTCCACCCGGGCGCTGCGGCACTACGAGGACACGGGCCTCCTCGTCCCCGACCGCACGACGGGCGGCTACCGCACCTATGCGGCGGCCGATGTCGCGCGGGTCGCGCAGATCCGGACCCTGCTCGCTGCCGGGATCGGCACCGCGACCATCCGTCGCTTCCTCGACTGCGCCCGCGAGGGCCGCCACGGCACCTATCTCGAGCTGTGCCCCGACCTGCGCGCCGAGCTGGACGCCATCGCCGCCCGCCTCGATGCCGAGCAGGCCGCACTGGCGGCTCGACGCGAGCGGTTGGCCGGACTGGTCACGGCGTCGCGATGA
- a CDS encoding DUF2071 domain-containing protein has translation MDDAQPGLAGFLGTDRPRVRWFHAASDLRDFMITTFRVSPERLARHLPAGYVPEVVELAGGPAALVSAVAFRDESFHFRGLPRVAITCGQVNYRAYVRRDGVRGAWFLGTAFDHPTVVLPRRLWGMPWRRERIDLTATWDDGRASWALRTDEATCRASEAAAVPAGLDGFATERDWQALLTHPTVGWYRRGRAGRVGTYSIWHPPMAARHFVAAEARFPFLERLGLVQPGQEPHSLLGQELLPFDIHTPPRRVRGPVIATP, from the coding sequence ATGGACGACGCGCAGCCGGGGCTGGCCGGCTTCCTCGGCACCGACCGGCCCCGGGTGCGCTGGTTCCACGCCGCCTCGGACCTGCGCGACTTCATGATCACCACGTTCCGGGTCAGCCCGGAGCGGCTGGCGCGGCACCTCCCCGCGGGCTACGTGCCCGAGGTGGTCGAGCTCGCCGGCGGACCCGCGGCGCTGGTCTCGGCGGTCGCCTTCCGCGACGAGAGCTTCCACTTCCGCGGGCTGCCGCGGGTCGCGATCACCTGCGGGCAGGTCAACTACCGCGCCTACGTACGCCGCGACGGCGTCCGCGGCGCCTGGTTCCTCGGCACCGCCTTCGACCACCCGACCGTCGTGCTGCCGCGGCGGCTGTGGGGGATGCCCTGGCGCCGCGAGCGGATCGACCTCACCGCCACCTGGGACGACGGCCGCGCGTCGTGGGCGCTCCGCACCGACGAGGCGACCTGCCGGGCGAGCGAGGCGGCCGCCGTACCGGCGGGGCTCGACGGGTTCGCCACCGAGCGCGACTGGCAGGCGCTGCTGACCCACCCGACGGTCGGCTGGTACCGCCGCGGCAGGGCCGGCCGCGTCGGGACCTACAGCATCTGGCACCCGCCGATGGCCGCGCGCCACTTCGTCGCGGCCGAGGCGCGGTTCCCGTTCCTGGAGCGGCTCGGGCTCGTCCAGCCGGGCCAGGAGCCGCACTCGTTGCTCGGCCAGGAGCTGCTGCCCTTCGACATCCACACCCCGCCGCGCCGGGTGCGAGGACCGGTCATCGCGACGCCGTGA
- a CDS encoding dihydrolipoamide acetyltransferase family protein has translation MSNEFKLPDVGEGLTEADIVAWRVKTGDVIAINDIVVEIETAKSIVELPSPYAGEVLALLVAEGDTVEVGTPIIRIGEPGSAPAPAATPAPAAPAAAPASAGPEVIDTNVPPEGNATLVGYGPKQRALKRRTRKGETVPEAEAEAEAAPAPVPEAAPAPARPIRALAKPLVRRLARDLGVDLTALVPTGPRGTVSKEDVLAVAAGGAPAPAAARVAPGPVVADPAGRETREPIKGVRKNMAAAMVSSAFTAPHVTEWVTIDATATVELVARLKERRELAGLKVSPLLVIARACLLALRRTPLLNSTWDEAAQEVVVKHYVNLGIAAATPRGLVVPNVKDAHALSLVELAQALEALTATAREGRTQPADLSGGSFTITNVGVFGVDGGTPIINPGESAILCLGAIKAQPWVVGDQVVPRQVMTLSLSFDHRHIDGATGSRFLADVADLVSDPATALLF, from the coding sequence ATGTCGAACGAGTTCAAGCTCCCCGACGTCGGCGAAGGCCTGACCGAGGCCGACATCGTCGCCTGGCGGGTCAAGACCGGCGACGTGATCGCCATCAACGACATCGTGGTCGAGATCGAGACCGCCAAGTCCATCGTCGAGCTGCCCTCGCCCTACGCCGGCGAGGTGCTCGCGCTCCTGGTCGCCGAGGGCGACACCGTCGAGGTCGGCACGCCGATCATCCGGATCGGCGAGCCCGGCTCCGCGCCGGCCCCCGCCGCGACCCCCGCGCCCGCGGCACCGGCCGCGGCACCGGCGTCCGCCGGCCCCGAGGTGATCGACACCAACGTGCCGCCCGAGGGCAACGCCACGCTGGTCGGATACGGACCCAAGCAGCGTGCGCTCAAGCGGCGCACCCGCAAGGGCGAGACCGTGCCCGAGGCCGAGGCCGAGGCCGAGGCCGCGCCCGCACCGGTCCCGGAGGCCGCGCCGGCGCCCGCCCGTCCGATCCGCGCCCTCGCCAAGCCGCTCGTACGCCGTCTGGCCCGCGACCTCGGCGTCGACCTCACCGCGCTCGTCCCCACCGGCCCGCGCGGCACGGTCAGCAAGGAGGACGTCCTCGCCGTGGCCGCCGGAGGCGCCCCTGCCCCCGCCGCCGCGCGCGTCGCCCCCGGTCCCGTGGTCGCCGACCCGGCGGGCCGCGAGACCCGTGAGCCGATCAAGGGCGTCCGCAAGAACATGGCCGCGGCGATGGTCTCCTCGGCCTTCACCGCGCCCCACGTCACCGAGTGGGTCACGATCGACGCGACCGCCACGGTCGAGCTGGTCGCCCGGCTCAAGGAGCGCCGCGAGCTCGCCGGGCTCAAGGTGAGCCCGCTGCTCGTCATCGCCCGGGCCTGCCTGCTCGCGCTGCGCCGTACGCCGCTGCTCAACTCGACCTGGGACGAGGCCGCCCAGGAGGTCGTGGTCAAGCACTACGTCAACCTCGGCATCGCCGCGGCGACCCCGCGCGGGCTCGTCGTCCCCAACGTCAAGGACGCCCACGCGCTCTCGCTCGTCGAGCTCGCCCAGGCGCTCGAGGCGTTGACGGCGACCGCGCGCGAAGGACGGACCCAGCCGGCCGACCTGTCCGGTGGCTCCTTCACGATCACCAACGTGGGCGTGTTCGGGGTCGACGGCGGGACGCCGATCATCAACCCCGGCGAGTCCGCGATCCTGTGCCTCGGCGCGATCAAGGCGCAGCCGTGGGTGGTGGGGGACCAGGTGGTCCCGCGCCAGGTGATGACGCTGTCGCTGTCCTTCGACCACCGCCACATCGACGGCGCGACCGGCTCCCGGTTCCTCGCCGACGTGGCCGACCTGGTCAGCGATCCCGCCACGGCGCTGCTCTTCTGA
- a CDS encoding alpha-ketoacid dehydrogenase subunit beta, with protein sequence MTTMTLAKALNAGLRRAMEDDDKVVVMGEDVGTLGGVFRITDGLQKDFGDDRVIDTPLAESGIVGTAVGLAMRGYRPVVEIQFDGFVYPAYDQIVCQVAKLHFRSQGRIRIPMVIRIPFGGGIGAVEHHSESPEAQFIHTPGLKVVACSNPADGYAMIQQAIHADDPVIFLEPKRLYHSAKADVDEAAPPAPLWQSRVVRPGADATLVAYGPTVSTCLDAATVAAEEGRSLEVIDLRTLSPLDLLPVHESVRRTGRLVVVHEAHQTLGLGAEIAARVTEECFHSLEAPVLRVTGYDTPYPPARIEEAFLPDLDRVLDAVDRTFGF encoded by the coding sequence ATGACCACGATGACCCTGGCCAAGGCGCTCAACGCCGGTCTGCGCCGCGCGATGGAGGACGACGACAAGGTCGTCGTCATGGGCGAGGACGTCGGCACGCTCGGCGGCGTCTTCCGGATCACCGACGGCCTCCAGAAGGACTTCGGCGACGACCGCGTCATCGACACCCCGCTCGCGGAGTCCGGCATCGTCGGCACCGCCGTGGGCCTGGCGATGCGCGGCTACCGCCCGGTCGTCGAGATCCAGTTCGACGGCTTCGTCTACCCCGCCTACGACCAGATCGTCTGCCAGGTCGCCAAGCTGCACTTCCGCAGCCAGGGCCGGATCCGGATCCCGATGGTCATCCGGATCCCGTTCGGCGGCGGCATCGGCGCCGTCGAGCACCACAGCGAGTCGCCCGAGGCGCAGTTCATCCACACCCCGGGGCTCAAGGTCGTCGCCTGCTCCAACCCGGCCGACGGCTACGCGATGATCCAGCAGGCCATCCACGCCGACGACCCGGTGATCTTCCTCGAGCCCAAGCGGCTCTACCACTCGGCCAAGGCCGACGTCGACGAGGCGGCACCGCCCGCGCCGCTGTGGCAGTCGCGCGTGGTCCGGCCCGGCGCGGACGCCACGCTCGTCGCCTACGGCCCGACCGTGTCGACCTGCCTGGACGCCGCGACCGTCGCCGCCGAGGAGGGGCGCTCGCTCGAGGTGATCGACCTGCGCACCCTCTCGCCGCTCGACCTGCTGCCCGTCCACGAGTCCGTACGCCGGACCGGCCGGCTCGTCGTCGTCCACGAGGCCCACCAGACGCTCGGCCTCGGCGCCGAGATCGCCGCCCGGGTCACCGAGGAGTGCTTCCACTCGCTCGAGGCGCCCGTGCTGCGAGTGACCGGCTACGACACGCCCTACCCCCCGGCGCGGATCGAGGAGGCCTTCCTCCCCGACCTCGACCGGGTGCTCGATGCCGTCGACCGCACCTTCGGGTTCTGA
- the pdhA gene encoding pyruvate dehydrogenase (acetyl-transferring) E1 component subunit alpha, with translation MTDPVFGPPAPEPADPELVQLLTPEGERVHHPGFDLDFTPDELRGFYRDMTLVRRLDIEATALQRHGELGLWAQLLGQEAAQIGAGRALAPQDYVFPTYREHAVAWCRGVDPVKLLALFRGVDQGSWDPDEHNFGLYTIVIGAQTLHATGYAMGVQRDGLVGTGDPERDTAVVAHFGDGASSQGDVNEAFVFAASYNAPVVFFCQNNQWAISEPFERQSRIPLYRRSQGFGFPGIRVDGNDVLATYAVMRAALQRAREGQGPILIEAYTYRMGAHTTTDDPTRYRLSDDVEHWKLKDPIARLEAYLRRNGLADDEFMAAVAAEADALGERMRRECHALPDPDLRDMFALVHAEQTAELAAQQAAYDAHAASFEEVTA, from the coding sequence ATGACCGACCCCGTCTTCGGACCGCCGGCCCCCGAACCGGCCGACCCCGAGCTCGTCCAGCTGCTGACGCCCGAGGGGGAGCGGGTCCACCATCCGGGCTTCGACCTCGACTTCACCCCCGACGAGCTGCGCGGGTTCTACCGCGACATGACGCTCGTACGCCGTCTCGACATCGAGGCGACCGCGCTCCAGCGCCACGGTGAGCTTGGCCTGTGGGCCCAGCTCCTGGGCCAGGAGGCCGCGCAGATCGGGGCGGGACGGGCGCTGGCTCCCCAGGACTACGTCTTCCCGACCTACCGCGAGCACGCCGTCGCGTGGTGCCGCGGGGTCGACCCGGTCAAGCTGCTCGCGCTCTTCCGCGGCGTCGACCAGGGCAGCTGGGACCCCGACGAGCACAACTTCGGGCTCTACACGATCGTGATCGGCGCGCAGACGCTCCACGCCACCGGCTACGCCATGGGCGTCCAGCGCGACGGCCTGGTCGGCACCGGCGACCCCGAGCGCGACACCGCGGTGGTGGCCCACTTCGGCGACGGCGCCTCGTCCCAGGGCGATGTCAACGAGGCGTTCGTGTTCGCGGCCTCCTACAACGCCCCGGTGGTGTTCTTCTGCCAGAACAACCAGTGGGCGATCTCGGAGCCGTTCGAGCGCCAGTCCCGGATCCCGCTCTACCGCCGCTCCCAGGGCTTCGGCTTCCCCGGCATCCGCGTCGACGGCAACGACGTCCTCGCGACGTATGCCGTGATGCGCGCCGCGCTCCAGCGGGCCCGCGAGGGCCAGGGCCCGATCCTGATCGAGGCCTACACCTACCGGATGGGCGCCCACACCACGACCGACGACCCGACGCGCTACCGGCTCAGCGACGACGTCGAGCACTGGAAGCTCAAGGACCCGATCGCCCGCCTCGAGGCCTACCTGCGCCGCAACGGCCTGGCCGACGACGAGTTCATGGCCGCGGTCGCCGCCGAGGCCGACGCGCTCGGCGAGCGGATGCGGCGCGAGTGCCATGCGCTGCCCGATCCCGACCTGCGCGACATGTTCGCGCTGGTGCACGCCGAGCAGACGGCCGAGCTGGCCGCCCAGCAGGCGGCCTACGACGCCCACGCCGCGTCGTTCGAGGAGGTGACGGCATGA
- a CDS encoding DUF2510 domain-containing protein, with product MPDPNQPPVPAGWYADGLGGQRWWDGTGWTEHTQPPPPQQPPAPPAPLPPAPQPLASGSNKTLVVLLGAGGGALVLLVLAVVLVRGLTGGGPEAVAEDYLQAQFESDYGKVCELTAEDARQALLDLRDADDCGELAESTAKDEEEAAEDYEDQLDLSFDEIRGNFDQEVEITDVDERGDDEVVVSVRQTTDYKGDDAFLDEVLEGESHHSRRFDMLLVEEDGDWKVAEPEYSGN from the coding sequence ATGCCCGACCCGAACCAGCCCCCCGTCCCCGCCGGGTGGTACGCCGACGGGCTGGGCGGTCAGCGCTGGTGGGACGGCACCGGGTGGACCGAGCACACCCAGCCCCCGCCGCCGCAGCAGCCTCCGGCGCCCCCGGCGCCGCTGCCCCCGGCACCACAGCCCCTCGCCTCCGGCAGCAACAAGACCCTCGTCGTGCTCCTCGGCGCCGGCGGCGGCGCGCTCGTCCTGCTGGTCCTGGCCGTCGTCCTGGTCCGGGGCCTGACCGGTGGCGGACCGGAGGCTGTCGCCGAGGACTACCTGCAGGCGCAGTTCGAGAGCGACTACGGCAAGGTCTGCGAGCTGACCGCCGAGGACGCCCGGCAAGCCCTCCTCGACCTCCGCGACGCCGACGACTGCGGCGAGCTCGCCGAGAGCACCGCGAAGGACGAGGAGGAGGCGGCCGAGGACTACGAGGACCAGCTCGACCTGTCCTTCGACGAGATCCGCGGCAACTTCGACCAGGAGGTCGAGATCACCGACGTCGACGAGCGCGGCGACGACGAGGTGGTCGTGTCGGTACGCCAGACCACGGACTACAAGGGGGACGATGCCTTCCTCGACGAGGTCCTGGAGGGCGAGAGCCACCACAGCCGGAGGTTCGACATGCTCCTGGTCGAGGAGGACGGCGACTGGAAGGTCGCCGAGCCCGAGTACAGCGGCAACTAG